In Streptomyces sp. NBC_00433, a single genomic region encodes these proteins:
- a CDS encoding aminoglycoside phosphotransferase family protein, which translates to MTSTSERGRAALDEACAAVGIDSRGAEPVRIAENQIWRVSGVVVRIAPPDRLATALREIRVARWLADNGVRAVAPLDVEQPLERAGHVITFWEEVPSHTHGTIDDVALALRDLHALPQPDFAIGRLDPFVRVRERLIAATTLPDSDRRWLLDLHDELAQRWDVGLPSGLPECAVHGDAWPGNIVRVSGDRLLMDLERFSVGPPEWDLTSTAVRTRTTGAVTEHDYARFCALYGRDVTEWQGYDTLARTRELRLVTYAAQHAATRPRWSDQAKHRVDCLRGRCGPRPWKWEGIL; encoded by the coding sequence ATGACGAGCACGTCGGAACGCGGCCGCGCGGCGCTCGACGAAGCGTGCGCCGCGGTCGGCATTGATTCGCGGGGGGCCGAGCCCGTACGGATTGCTGAGAATCAGATATGGCGTGTCTCAGGAGTGGTCGTACGGATCGCACCGCCGGACCGGCTGGCCACGGCCTTGAGAGAAATACGCGTTGCCCGCTGGCTTGCCGACAACGGCGTCCGTGCGGTCGCGCCCCTCGATGTCGAGCAGCCCCTTGAACGAGCCGGACACGTCATCACCTTCTGGGAGGAGGTCCCGTCCCACACCCACGGCACGATCGACGATGTCGCCCTGGCCTTGCGGGACCTCCACGCCTTGCCACAGCCCGACTTCGCGATTGGCCGTCTGGACCCTTTCGTGCGCGTACGGGAACGCCTCATCGCCGCCACCACGCTTCCCGACAGCGACCGCCGCTGGCTCCTCGACCTGCACGACGAACTCGCCCAGCGCTGGGATGTCGGCCTTCCGTCGGGACTGCCCGAATGCGCTGTCCACGGCGACGCCTGGCCCGGCAATATCGTGCGCGTCAGCGGTGACCGCCTGCTGATGGACCTGGAACGGTTCTCCGTCGGGCCGCCAGAGTGGGACCTCACCTCAACGGCGGTGCGCACCAGGACGACCGGCGCCGTCACCGAACACGACTACGCCCGTTTCTGCGCGCTGTATGGGCGCGACGTTACAGAGTGGCAGGGCTATGACACGCTCGCCCGCACCCGCGAACTCCGCCTGGTCACTTACGCTGCCCAGCACGCGGCTACCCGTCCCCGATGGAGCGATCAGGCTAAACACCGTGTGGATTGTCTGCGAGGACGTTGCGGCCCTCGGCCCTGGAAGTGGGAGGGGATTCTTTGA
- a CDS encoding helix-turn-helix transcriptional regulator yields MPQPEKVLDPTASPEAWYGHEIRLRRKACGFKTAGALAARVQVSVDVVLKIERGEYRCPEDLAARLDEVLETGGLFARAWGMTFGDADKCRADADSLGRGQEEGTRRAHRGRMLGGGDPTAPNRSPEPVERRAFLAVGSLATLAPLELTRLLSPVAPPPVPERITRNEIDQLLDIANVLQGWDNSHGSGGLVGELAGNCMRWAVSLLSADCPPRLRADFLAALARLGLVAGASQFDVCRHEEARVAFKVAVECAEEGKHWHLRAKGYSFLARQAIWIGDGDDGLTNAEKGLVRSDRLTASERAMLHTARARAFAKLHNVQETLSAVGAADDAFAQRRPAEEPPWMAYYDEAQHNGDTAHALWDLAVGVDGHDPTPAAERFQSAVRGHAPAFVRSKAISCTKLAALVMLKGDPREAASIGHRALDFSGGLTSRRAAEDLRELGRFSARHPKLPEALALRERIGASLHA; encoded by the coding sequence ATGCCGCAGCCGGAGAAGGTCCTCGACCCGACCGCCTCACCGGAGGCGTGGTACGGCCATGAGATCCGCCTGCGCCGTAAGGCCTGCGGCTTCAAGACCGCTGGCGCGCTTGCGGCTCGGGTGCAGGTCAGCGTGGATGTCGTCCTGAAGATCGAGCGCGGCGAATACCGGTGCCCGGAGGACTTAGCTGCGCGGCTGGACGAAGTCCTGGAGACGGGCGGGCTGTTCGCTCGCGCGTGGGGAATGACCTTTGGCGATGCGGATAAATGCCGCGCTGATGCGGATTCATTGGGCCGAGGGCAAGAGGAGGGAACCCGGAGGGCACATCGGGGGCGCATGCTGGGGGGAGGTGACCCAACTGCGCCGAACAGGAGTCCTGAGCCTGTGGAACGTCGTGCCTTCCTCGCCGTCGGCAGCCTTGCCACCCTCGCTCCGCTGGAGCTGACCCGCCTCCTCAGCCCTGTGGCCCCGCCGCCCGTCCCCGAACGGATCACCAGGAACGAGATCGACCAACTCCTCGACATCGCCAACGTGCTTCAAGGTTGGGACAACTCGCACGGCAGCGGCGGCCTGGTCGGGGAGTTGGCAGGCAACTGCATGCGCTGGGCAGTCAGCCTGCTCTCCGCTGACTGTCCGCCCCGGCTCAGAGCCGACTTCCTTGCCGCCCTTGCTCGGCTCGGACTCGTCGCCGGGGCCTCGCAGTTCGACGTCTGCCGGCACGAGGAGGCTCGTGTCGCTTTCAAAGTCGCGGTCGAGTGCGCGGAAGAGGGCAAGCACTGGCACCTCCGGGCCAAGGGATACTCCTTCCTGGCGCGCCAGGCGATCTGGATCGGCGACGGCGACGACGGGCTGACGAACGCGGAGAAGGGGCTGGTCCGATCCGACCGGCTCACCGCTTCGGAGCGGGCGATGCTGCACACCGCCCGCGCACGGGCTTTCGCGAAGCTGCACAACGTCCAGGAAACGCTGTCCGCAGTGGGCGCGGCCGACGACGCTTTCGCCCAGCGCCGTCCCGCCGAGGAACCACCGTGGATGGCCTACTACGACGAAGCCCAGCACAACGGAGATACCGCGCACGCCCTTTGGGACCTCGCGGTGGGAGTGGATGGTCACGATCCGACGCCGGCCGCGGAGCGGTTCCAAAGTGCTGTACGGGGGCACGCGCCGGCATTCGTCCGGTCCAAGGCGATCTCGTGCACCAAGCTCGCCGCGCTGGTCATGCTCAAGGGCGACCCGCGCGAGGCCGCGTCGATCGGCCACCGCGCTTTGGACTTCAGCGGCGGGCTGACCTCGCGCCGGGCGGCAGAGGACTTGCGCGAACTGGGACGCTTCTCGGCTCGTCACCCGAAGCTCCCGGAGGCGCTTGCCCTGCGGGAGAGGATCGGCGCTAGCTTGCATGCATGA
- a CDS encoding ATP-binding protein produces the protein MTNLLEAAPPGARSTAQSGPGQLLIELELPAKSIHHAKTIARENVCLWGLDELATDIGLTLAELLTNVMRHAAPPTGHGHPKVGRCLVQRVPGGIVVIVHDDDPTLPQEREVDVNSLDGRGLMLVRALAADVTVVPSPTGKDIVAVFTSSTDSVRAEQDSLK, from the coding sequence ATGACGAACCTTCTTGAAGCCGCGCCGCCAGGAGCACGCAGCACTGCTCAGAGCGGCCCCGGGCAGTTGCTGATCGAGCTGGAGCTGCCAGCCAAGTCCATCCACCACGCCAAGACGATCGCGCGGGAAAACGTCTGCCTGTGGGGCCTGGACGAGCTGGCGACGGACATCGGGCTCACCCTCGCAGAGCTGCTGACCAACGTCATGCGTCATGCGGCGCCGCCGACCGGTCACGGGCATCCCAAGGTCGGCCGCTGCCTCGTCCAGCGCGTCCCCGGAGGGATCGTGGTGATCGTCCACGACGACGATCCCACGCTGCCGCAGGAGCGGGAGGTCGACGTGAACAGCCTCGACGGCCGCGGCCTCATGCTCGTGCGCGCGCTCGCCGCAGACGTGACCGTGGTGCCGAGCCCGACGGGGAAGGACATCGTCGCCGTCTTCACGTCCTCTACCGATTCGGTACGCGCCGAACAGGACTCGCTGAAGTGA
- a CDS encoding helix-turn-helix transcriptional regulator — MTWAREKAGLTKRALASRLGISEQLMGEIESGWRSATPANLMKIADALNCPLVLLERKRSGTTSSPGIPSPLAAEACTNPPLHRPDLETPC, encoded by the coding sequence GTGACCTGGGCGAGGGAGAAAGCAGGCCTGACCAAACGGGCCTTGGCCAGCCGGCTCGGGATATCCGAGCAGCTCATGGGCGAGATCGAGAGCGGCTGGCGGAGCGCCACCCCCGCAAACCTGATGAAGATCGCCGACGCGCTGAACTGCCCCTTGGTGCTCCTTGAGCGCAAACGCTCCGGAACCACTTCGAGCCCCGGTATCCCGTCCCCGTTGGCGGCCGAGGCCTGTACGAACCCGCCCCTACATCGTCCTGATCTGGAGACGCCATGCTGA
- a CDS encoding thymidylate synthase produces MLTPRDFPGLEAAYLALLTQVSDDFEFRIAPRGNDAREVIGVGFRLPDPRQRLPYLAARRVNPVFHFAEALWHLAGRRDLEMIGYYAPSMASSSRDGVHINGSSYGHRILTPATGADRSAFDRVLELLRRETDSKRGFLPVFTADELAVDGNPDMACLAALHLLPRDGQLHMVCTMRANDLDRGLLSDVFSFTMFQEYAAVQLGLELGSYTHHIGSAHICDRDAERVRQVLDEATQRAAPLHFEFPPMPATTTPATIARVLEHEEGLRTNAVSYRVADIETMGLDPYWQQVLLLFEVYRQIVHEDPDHVDPQLLDPLWPGLRWLLGRKWPACATAADTR; encoded by the coding sequence ATGCTGACTCCTCGCGACTTCCCCGGCCTGGAAGCGGCCTACCTGGCCCTGCTGACGCAGGTCAGCGACGATTTCGAGTTCCGCATAGCGCCGCGCGGCAACGACGCCCGCGAAGTGATCGGCGTCGGTTTCCGGCTGCCGGACCCGCGGCAGCGCCTGCCGTATCTGGCAGCCCGCAGGGTCAACCCGGTGTTCCATTTCGCCGAGGCGCTGTGGCACCTGGCCGGACGCCGGGACCTGGAGATGATCGGCTACTACGCGCCGTCGATGGCATCCAGCTCACGCGACGGCGTACACATCAACGGCTCGTCGTACGGGCACCGCATCCTCACCCCGGCCACGGGGGCGGACCGTTCGGCGTTCGACCGCGTACTGGAGCTGCTGAGGCGCGAGACCGACAGCAAACGCGGCTTCCTGCCGGTGTTCACCGCCGACGAGCTGGCCGTCGACGGCAACCCGGACATGGCGTGCCTGGCCGCTCTGCACCTGCTCCCGCGGGACGGACAGCTCCACATGGTCTGCACGATGCGGGCCAACGATCTGGATCGCGGGCTGCTCTCGGACGTCTTCTCGTTCACCATGTTCCAGGAGTACGCCGCCGTCCAGCTCGGCCTGGAGCTGGGCTCCTACACGCACCACATCGGCTCGGCGCACATCTGCGACCGCGACGCCGAGCGGGTCCGGCAGGTTCTCGACGAGGCCACTCAGCGGGCGGCACCCCTGCACTTCGAGTTCCCGCCGATGCCTGCCACGACCACACCGGCGACGATCGCCCGGGTCCTGGAGCACGAGGAGGGTCTGCGTACCAACGCCGTCTCCTACCGCGTCGCCGACATCGAAACGATGGGCCTGGACCCGTACTGGCAGCAGGTCCTGCTGCTGTTCGAGGTGTACCGGCAGATCGTCCACGAGGACCCCGACCACGTCGACCCCCAGTTGCTGGACCCGCTGTGGCCGGGCCTTCGCTGGCTGCTCGGCCGCAAGTGGCCGGCCTGTGCCACTGCGGCGGACACCCGTTGA
- a CDS encoding radical SAM protein, which produces MDTAGTTNTRHALPILDSGQISALKPALADVIEYRKSGLSLNWIVGCPLECGYCVRHLFDNFGMKVPRRLMSDEQAVQALVGHRYFRPHSTPIQLLNRATDPMLPVVKPHLFTVLRALDAQELTNHVLVITRWRVTPEDCAALNSLRHLRVTVLVTHSGIDHQGIEPVDSRIGADSLRTLFEHAERYRTVLYWRPIVPGLNDSEAHLHRARELSAYAHATVFTGLFFRQEIADYYQAHGLPLPYEDTARRKIMPEQAEQRILDYFHTPEAANAQWGALFRKTSCAVAYAHGEADYNGHYGIRELCDICPSEQIARCAGAWVRPGLAQVTADARALGATGPVEIDERAIIVEGLDEPPRYFLQHGYGFQCHDRSKPHHHRLHGRAPIGWPGPAENGTAP; this is translated from the coding sequence ATGGACACCGCCGGGACGACCAACACGCGCCACGCACTGCCGATCCTCGACTCGGGACAGATCAGCGCTCTCAAGCCCGCCCTGGCCGACGTGATCGAATACCGCAAGTCCGGCCTGTCGCTGAACTGGATCGTGGGCTGCCCCCTGGAGTGCGGGTATTGCGTCCGCCACCTGTTCGACAACTTCGGCATGAAGGTCCCTCGCCGCCTGATGAGTGACGAGCAAGCCGTCCAAGCGCTGGTCGGCCACCGTTACTTCCGCCCGCACAGCACGCCCATCCAGCTCCTCAACCGCGCCACCGACCCGATGCTGCCGGTGGTCAAACCGCACCTGTTCACCGTCCTGCGCGCGCTGGACGCACAGGAGCTGACCAACCACGTCCTGGTCATCACCCGCTGGCGCGTCACCCCCGAGGACTGCGCCGCCCTCAACTCCTTACGCCACCTTCGAGTGACCGTCCTGGTCACGCACTCCGGCATCGACCACCAGGGCATCGAACCGGTCGACTCGCGTATTGGCGCCGACAGCCTGCGCACCCTGTTCGAGCACGCCGAGCGGTACCGCACGGTGCTGTACTGGCGGCCCATCGTGCCCGGCCTCAACGACTCCGAGGCCCACCTGCACCGCGCCCGCGAACTGTCCGCGTACGCCCACGCGACAGTCTTCACCGGCCTGTTCTTCCGCCAGGAGATCGCCGACTACTACCAGGCCCACGGCCTGCCGTTGCCGTATGAGGACACCGCACGCCGCAAGATCATGCCCGAGCAGGCGGAGCAACGAATCCTGGACTACTTCCACACCCCGGAAGCCGCCAACGCCCAGTGGGGCGCACTGTTCCGCAAGACCAGCTGCGCTGTGGCGTACGCCCACGGGGAAGCCGACTACAACGGCCACTACGGCATCCGCGAGCTCTGCGACATTTGCCCGTCCGAGCAGATCGCGCGCTGCGCCGGCGCCTGGGTACGACCGGGCCTCGCCCAGGTAACCGCCGACGCGCGCGCCCTCGGGGCAACCGGCCCCGTCGAGATCGACGAACGCGCCATCATCGTCGAAGGCCTGGACGAACCGCCGCGCTACTTCCTCCAGCACGGCTACGGCTTCCAGTGCCACGACCGCAGCAAGCCGCACCACCACCGCCTGCACGGACGCGCCCCAATCGGATGGCCCGGACCGGCGGAGAACGGAACCGCCCCGTGA
- a CDS encoding 3'-5' exonuclease, translating into MNYSAWPALFVVDVEGNGASPPDLVEVAALPIQDGQPDTSTAGAWLIRPPRPVTPRAAHVHGLTNDRLATAPPWDDVSGAVHDLLGTAWICAHNAHTDYRVLTAHLPDWQPTGVLDTLRLAKTTHPDLPGYSLDALITHLTPDLSAAPAAGRHRATFDAYATAQLLISMAAHYPTWDELVTAAVPPSLPGAPQPEEDPTLW; encoded by the coding sequence GTGAACTACAGCGCCTGGCCGGCACTGTTCGTCGTGGACGTCGAGGGCAACGGCGCCAGCCCGCCCGACCTAGTCGAAGTCGCCGCGCTCCCGATCCAGGACGGCCAGCCCGACACCTCCACCGCCGGGGCGTGGCTGATCCGCCCACCCCGGCCCGTCACCCCGCGCGCCGCCCACGTCCACGGCCTGACCAACGACCGCCTCGCCACCGCACCCCCGTGGGACGACGTCTCCGGCGCCGTCCACGACCTCCTCGGCACCGCATGGATCTGCGCCCACAACGCCCACACCGACTACCGCGTCCTGACCGCCCACCTGCCCGACTGGCAGCCCACCGGAGTCCTGGACACCCTCCGCCTGGCCAAGACCACCCACCCCGACCTGCCCGGCTACAGCCTTGACGCCCTCATCACCCACCTCACCCCCGACCTGAGCGCCGCGCCCGCGGCGGGCCGGCACCGCGCCACCTTCGACGCCTACGCCACCGCCCAACTGCTCATCTCCATGGCCGCCCACTACCCCACCTGGGACGAACTCGTCACCGCAGCCGTCCCACCCAGCCTGCCCGGCGCCCCACAACCCGAAGAGGACCCAACCCTGTGGTGA
- a CDS encoding ATP-binding protein has protein sequence MVTPAPSSPPVRIGITGTHSTGKTLLLKRIEMELRSHGMTVARTGRLAKRAAALGLPKMHHHTATSTEWIICQGIADTLAAETQCADVVLVDRAPIDALAYYGAALEYRNERAEPLEHERLRLLAATQHPTFTLLLATVLDPDIPASATDGHPYDPRYRTLADAHVHTLLAEDHLDHVRVTSDPAGVDAAIAQAVSLCLEAIAP, from the coding sequence GTGGTGACCCCCGCCCCCAGCTCCCCGCCCGTCCGTATCGGCATCACCGGAACCCACTCCACGGGCAAAACGCTGTTGCTGAAGCGGATCGAGATGGAGCTACGCAGCCATGGCATGACCGTGGCCCGTACCGGCCGCTTGGCCAAGCGCGCCGCCGCCCTCGGACTCCCGAAGATGCACCACCACACCGCCACATCGACCGAGTGGATCATCTGCCAGGGCATCGCCGACACTCTCGCTGCCGAGACCCAGTGCGCGGACGTCGTCCTCGTCGACCGCGCACCGATCGACGCCCTCGCGTACTACGGTGCCGCCCTGGAGTACCGCAACGAGCGAGCCGAGCCCCTGGAGCACGAACGGCTACGGCTCCTCGCCGCCACCCAGCACCCCACCTTCACCTTGCTCCTGGCAACCGTCCTCGACCCCGACATCCCCGCCTCGGCCACCGACGGCCACCCGTACGACCCCCGCTACCGCACGTTGGCCGACGCCCACGTCCACACCCTGCTCGCCGAAGACCACCTCGACCACGTACGCGTCACCAGCGACCCCGCCGGCGTCGACGCCGCCATCGCGCAGGCAGTCAGCCTGTGCCTGGAGGCAATCGCCCCGTGA